The Allocatelliglobosispora scoriae genome contains a region encoding:
- a CDS encoding MFS transporter: MLLLMGMFARLGIGMTTLALLLLVQHKTGAYAPAAVAAGIYALAGATFSPIAGRIADRIGPAPVLATLAVAHPIALVGLLLASRGGGDALALIYVMSALAGATYPPLTAAIRGVWSTLTEPATGRSALRQTALAAETSIFEIVFVLGPLLVAGAIALATPAFAIGVAAVVTLIGTLTVALGKAMRQVKPHERQHRATGLGPLRTPGFPALLLCVAGLGTAFGAIGVAVPAYATAHVVESPETVGAVLLAVWSIGSAVGGLWFGTRRPAKAPSRQFALLLAGVAGSLGVLAIMPGPAALGVALVLGGATIAPALTVENSLVGLIAPGAMLNEAYTWVVTTGVSASAVGGAVSGLIVDRPGGVPFAFLFAGLAVGTAAVVAALPTGSIARAVAVSRA; encoded by the coding sequence ATGCTGCTGCTCATGGGCATGTTCGCCCGGCTCGGCATCGGCATGACGACCCTCGCCCTGCTGCTGCTCGTGCAGCACAAGACGGGCGCCTACGCACCGGCGGCCGTCGCGGCGGGTATCTACGCCCTCGCCGGGGCGACCTTCTCGCCCATCGCCGGGCGCATCGCCGACCGGATCGGCCCCGCGCCGGTCCTGGCGACCCTCGCCGTGGCGCACCCGATCGCGCTCGTCGGCCTCCTCCTCGCAAGCCGGGGCGGTGGCGACGCGCTCGCCCTCATCTACGTGATGAGTGCCCTCGCCGGAGCCACCTACCCGCCGCTGACCGCCGCGATCCGGGGAGTCTGGAGCACGCTCACCGAGCCCGCCACCGGACGCTCAGCGCTGCGTCAGACCGCGCTCGCCGCCGAGACCTCGATCTTCGAGATCGTGTTCGTACTCGGGCCGCTGCTCGTCGCCGGTGCCATCGCGCTCGCCACACCGGCCTTCGCGATCGGCGTCGCCGCCGTCGTCACGCTCATCGGCACCCTGACCGTCGCGCTCGGCAAGGCGATGCGGCAGGTCAAGCCACACGAGCGGCAGCACCGGGCGACCGGGCTCGGTCCGCTGCGCACGCCGGGCTTCCCCGCACTGCTGCTCTGCGTGGCGGGACTCGGCACGGCGTTCGGTGCGATCGGTGTCGCCGTCCCCGCGTACGCCACCGCGCACGTCGTCGAGAGCCCCGAAACGGTCGGTGCCGTCCTGCTCGCGGTGTGGAGCATCGGCAGCGCCGTCGGCGGGCTCTGGTTCGGGACCCGTCGGCCCGCCAAGGCGCCGTCACGGCAGTTCGCGCTGCTGCTGGCGGGAGTCGCGGGCAGTCTCGGCGTACTCGCCATCATGCCTGGACCGGCGGCGCTGGGTGTGGCGCTCGTCCTCGGCGGTGCCACGATCGCACCGGCGTTGACCGTGGAGAACTCGCTGGTCGGCCTCATCGCGCCCGGCGCGATGCTGAACGAGGCATACACCTGGGTCGTCACCACCGGCGTCTCGGCGAGCGCCGTCGGCGGTGCGGTGAGCGGGCTGATCGTCGACCGCCCCGGCGGGGTCCCGTTCGCGTTCCTCTTCGCCGGCCTGGCGGTGGGCACGGCCGCCGTCGTCGCCGCCCTGCCCACCGGATCGATCGCCCGGGCGGTGGCGGTCTCCCGCGCGTGA
- a CDS encoding alpha/beta fold hydrolase: protein MSQFRWPPPPDGAPRYMKPRNVSPRAGRPVPPALPTELVATPHGADLERMVTGLGDPVTIFAHGLGQGIAETRVYGSAVEGRRVFFQFRGHGRSSAPDGDWTYADLARDLRAVSDLSGATRALGMSLGAGALCRLLTESPQRFERLVFILPAVLDVPRSAAARERFLALLDAVASGDVGAVATQLVAEVPKTFRNAATGWAYVRQRLDSLMRDGLSEELGALADQVAIDDREALRHVDAPALIIACQGDELHPVSIAEELAEVLPSAELHVYSRPTILWTERADLRERISAFLNQ, encoded by the coding sequence GTGAGTCAGTTCCGCTGGCCGCCGCCGCCGGACGGAGCGCCGCGCTACATGAAGCCGAGGAACGTCTCGCCGCGAGCGGGCCGACCGGTTCCGCCGGCCCTGCCGACCGAGCTGGTGGCGACGCCGCACGGTGCCGACCTCGAACGCATGGTCACCGGGCTCGGCGATCCGGTCACGATCTTCGCCCACGGGCTCGGCCAGGGCATCGCCGAGACCAGGGTCTACGGCAGTGCGGTCGAGGGCCGCCGGGTCTTCTTCCAGTTCCGCGGGCACGGCCGCTCGTCGGCGCCGGACGGTGACTGGACATACGCCGACCTCGCCCGGGACCTGCGGGCCGTCTCGGACCTCTCCGGTGCGACGCGGGCGCTCGGGATGAGCCTCGGTGCCGGTGCGCTCTGCCGCCTGCTCACCGAGTCGCCGCAGCGGTTCGAACGGCTCGTCTTCATCCTGCCCGCCGTGCTCGACGTGCCCCGGTCCGCCGCCGCCCGGGAGCGCTTCCTGGCACTTCTCGACGCCGTGGCGAGCGGCGATGTCGGTGCTGTCGCGACGCAGCTCGTCGCCGAGGTGCCCAAGACCTTCCGCAACGCCGCCACCGGCTGGGCCTATGTCCGCCAGCGGCTCGATTCGCTGATGCGCGACGGGCTCTCCGAGGAGCTCGGCGCGCTCGCCGACCAGGTCGCGATCGACGATCGGGAGGCGCTGCGCCACGTCGACGCACCCGCCCTGATCATCGCGTGCCAGGGCGACGAGCTGCACCCCGTCTCGATCGCCGAGGAGCTCGCCGAGGTGCTGCCCTCGGCGGAGCTGCACGTCTACTCCCGGCCGACGATCCTGTGGACCGAGCGGGCCGACCTACGCGAGCGCATCTCGGCGTTTCTCAATCAGTAG
- a CDS encoding asparaginase — translation MAEVYRGGERLAEVVRSGFTEGFHTGSVVVLGADGRPVDAVGDITGPIFPRSSSKPMQAVGMLRAGLSLADPADLALIAASHYGQEFHISRVRALLAGAGLDESLLRCPADLPLDIPARDAVLAAGGHAERVYMNCSGKHSGMLLTCRAAGWSPEGYLDPEHPLQERITDAVAEIAGEPIAATGIDGCGAPVLAFSLTALATAFLRLVSAEAGSAERSVADAMRAHPDLVSGTGQSDDLLMSGVAGLLAKGGAEGVHAVAIPGVGAVALKIDDGQMRARMPVVASALRRLGVTAPVLAKLDRVPLLGGGNPVGEVRSTW, via the coding sequence ATGGCTGAGGTATACCGGGGTGGCGAGCGGCTCGCCGAGGTTGTGCGTTCGGGGTTCACCGAGGGGTTCCACACGGGCTCCGTGGTGGTGCTCGGCGCGGACGGCCGCCCCGTCGACGCCGTCGGTGACATCACCGGCCCGATCTTCCCGCGCTCGTCGAGCAAGCCGATGCAGGCCGTCGGCATGCTCCGGGCAGGGTTGAGCCTCGCCGACCCGGCCGATCTGGCCCTGATCGCGGCCAGCCATTACGGCCAGGAGTTCCACATCTCGCGGGTCCGGGCGCTGCTCGCCGGTGCCGGGCTCGACGAGTCCCTGCTGCGCTGCCCGGCCGACCTGCCGCTCGACATCCCGGCGCGGGACGCCGTGCTCGCGGCGGGCGGCCACGCCGAGCGCGTCTACATGAACTGCTCGGGCAAGCACTCCGGGATGCTGCTGACCTGCCGTGCGGCGGGCTGGTCGCCGGAGGGCTACCTCGACCCGGAGCACCCGCTGCAGGAGCGGATCACCGACGCGGTCGCCGAGATCGCGGGGGAGCCGATCGCCGCGACCGGGATCGACGGCTGCGGCGCGCCGGTGCTGGCGTTCTCGCTGACCGCGCTCGCGACGGCTTTCCTGCGGCTCGTCTCGGCCGAAGCCGGTTCGGCGGAGCGCAGCGTGGCGGATGCGATGCGCGCCCACCCCGACCTCGTCTCCGGCACCGGTCAGAGCGACGACCTGCTGATGAGCGGTGTTGCCGGGCTGCTCGCCAAGGGCGGCGCGGAGGGTGTGCACGCGGTGGCGATCCCCGGTGTCGGGGCTGTCGCCCTCAAGATCGACGACGGCCAGATGCGGGCCCGGATGCCCGTCGTCGCGAGCGCGCTGCGCCGCCTCGGCGTGACCGCTCCGGTCCTGGCGAAGCTCGACCGGGTCCCGCTCCTCGGCGGCGGCAACCCCGTCGGCGAGGTCCGCTCCACCTGGTAG
- a CDS encoding alanyl-tRNA editing protein, protein MGISSHGRTDRLDLLDPTLREWECVVVAADPETGIVLDRSAFYPGGGGQPPDHGVLLWQGVQTRIEGTRKGDDLYLIPAEGDPLPPVGTAVVGAIADERRTLLMRTHSGLHVLCGVVFRDFGALVTGGNMEPGEARMDFNLPEVPEGFKARLEELVNAEVAADRSVTTKVLPRDEALALPDIIRTQSNLIPPDEQEVRIVDIVGLDTQADGGTHVASTAQIGRLQVVKVESKGKANRRVRVKLA, encoded by the coding sequence ATGGGCATCAGCAGCCATGGGCGTACCGACCGCTTGGATCTTCTCGACCCCACCCTGCGCGAGTGGGAGTGCGTGGTCGTCGCCGCGGACCCGGAGACCGGGATCGTGCTGGACCGGTCGGCGTTCTACCCCGGTGGCGGCGGTCAGCCGCCGGACCACGGCGTGCTGCTCTGGCAGGGCGTGCAGACCCGGATCGAGGGCACCCGCAAGGGCGACGACCTCTACCTGATCCCGGCCGAGGGTGACCCGCTGCCGCCCGTCGGCACGGCGGTCGTCGGGGCGATCGCCGACGAGCGCCGCACGCTGCTCATGCGCACCCACTCCGGCCTGCACGTCCTCTGCGGCGTCGTTTTCCGCGACTTCGGCGCGCTCGTCACCGGCGGCAACATGGAGCCCGGCGAGGCGCGGATGGACTTCAACCTGCCCGAGGTGCCCGAGGGGTTCAAGGCGCGGCTGGAGGAGCTGGTCAACGCGGAGGTCGCCGCCGATCGCAGCGTCACCACCAAGGTGCTGCCGCGCGATGAGGCGCTCGCGCTGCCCGACATCATCCGCACTCAGTCCAACCTCATCCCGCCCGACGAGCAGGAGGTCCGGATCGTCGACATCGTCGGCCTGGACACCCAGGCCGACGGCGGGACGCACGTCGCGTCCACCGCGCAGATCGGCCGGCTCCAGGTCGTCAAGGTCGAGAGCAAAGGCAAGGCCAATCGACGGGTACGCGTGAAGCTGGCCTGA
- a CDS encoding DUF2516 family protein gives MFYENVMFGIDAVLVGIMLALTVWAIIHCVAQRPDAFTAIGTLPKGGWLGLLIVGVPIMIIFGVAGGISVIPLGLIFTGCTLFYLLDVRAGIKELLEGRW, from the coding sequence ATGTTCTACGAGAATGTCATGTTCGGGATCGACGCGGTCCTGGTCGGCATCATGCTCGCTCTCACCGTGTGGGCGATCATCCACTGCGTCGCCCAGCGTCCTGATGCCTTCACCGCGATCGGCACGCTGCCCAAGGGCGGCTGGCTGGGCCTGCTGATCGTGGGCGTCCCAATCATGATCATCTTTGGTGTCGCGGGCGGCATCAGCGTCATCCCGCTCGGCCTCATCTTCACCGGCTGCACGCTCTTCTATCTCCTGGACGTCCGAGCAGGGATCAAGGAGCTGCTGGAGGGGCGCTGGTGA
- a CDS encoding pentapeptide repeat-containing protein yields MAESPVARELRADCANCFGLCCVAPAFAASADFAIDKPAGHACPNLRTDFRCGIHTSLREKGFPGCTVFDCFGAGQQISQITFGGRDWRRSPELAKPMFDVFPVMRQLHELLYYLTEALGLVSVDPLRGELAALIAVTSGFAEGSPEEVLAVDLPRHRGEVNDLLLRVSSLVRAGAPGKRLERRGADLIGAKLRGADLRGANLRGAYLIGADLRGADLRMADLIGADCRGAELGGADLSSSIFLIQSQLDSARGDAATKLPPSLTRPAHWGASAARPVAKGRSRARR; encoded by the coding sequence GTGGCCGAGTCTCCGGTGGCGCGCGAACTGCGCGCCGACTGCGCGAACTGTTTCGGACTGTGCTGTGTCGCCCCCGCCTTCGCGGCCTCGGCCGATTTCGCCATCGACAAGCCGGCCGGGCACGCCTGCCCCAACCTGCGGACCGACTTCCGCTGCGGCATCCACACCAGCCTGCGAGAGAAGGGCTTCCCCGGCTGCACGGTCTTCGACTGCTTCGGTGCCGGGCAGCAGATCTCCCAGATCACCTTCGGCGGGCGGGACTGGCGGCGATCGCCTGAGCTCGCCAAGCCCATGTTCGACGTGTTCCCGGTGATGCGGCAGCTCCACGAACTGCTCTACTACCTGACCGAGGCGCTGGGGCTGGTGTCGGTGGACCCGCTCCGTGGGGAACTCGCTGCGCTGATCGCCGTGACCTCGGGGTTCGCGGAGGGCTCGCCCGAGGAGGTGCTCGCCGTCGACCTGCCGCGGCACCGGGGCGAGGTGAACGATCTCCTGCTGCGGGTCAGCTCGCTGGTCCGGGCCGGCGCGCCGGGTAAGCGGCTCGAGCGGCGTGGTGCCGATCTGATCGGGGCGAAGCTTCGGGGAGCCGACCTGCGCGGGGCTAATCTGCGGGGCGCCTATCTGATCGGGGCTGATCTGCGCGGGGCCGACCTGAGGATGGCGGATCTGATCGGGGCCGACTGCCGGGGTGCGGAGCTTGGTGGGGCTGATCTGAGCAGCAGCATCTTCCTGATCCAGTCGCAGCTCGACTCCGCCCGGGGCGATGCGGCGACGAAGCTGCCACCGTCGCTCACCAGGCCGGCCCACTGGGGTGCGTCGGCTGCTCGGCCTGTGGCCAAGGGGCGGTCGCGAGCTCGGCGTTGA
- the htpX gene encoding zinc metalloprotease HtpX, producing the protein MHSHHNGLKTAALLGLLTAMILAVGYWLGGSTGLMIAVVISLVMNGVSYFFSDKLALRSMGAQPVTEQQFPALYQMVRELSQQAGKPMPRLYMSPTSQPNAFATGRNPENAAVCVTEGITQILDYNELRGVIGHELSHVYNRDILISSVAGALAGIITMLAQLAWFLPFGSSDDDDGPNPAVFIAMLILGPLAASIIQLAISRSREYQADASGAALTNDPLSLANALKKIHYGAQRLPLPADGQLTSTAHLMIANPFSGGGIAKLFSTHPPMEDRVRRLELMAANSGPIQYLR; encoded by the coding sequence GTGCACAGCCACCACAACGGGCTCAAGACGGCCGCCCTGCTCGGCCTGCTCACCGCGATGATCCTCGCGGTGGGTTACTGGCTCGGGGGCAGCACCGGCCTGATGATCGCCGTCGTCATCTCCCTCGTGATGAACGGTGTCAGCTACTTCTTCTCCGACAAGCTCGCCCTGCGCTCGATGGGCGCCCAGCCCGTCACGGAGCAGCAGTTCCCCGCGCTCTACCAGATGGTTCGTGAGCTCTCCCAGCAGGCGGGCAAGCCGATGCCCCGCCTCTACATGAGCCCGACCTCGCAGCCCAACGCCTTCGCCACCGGCCGCAACCCCGAGAACGCGGCGGTCTGCGTCACGGAGGGCATCACCCAGATCCTCGACTACAACGAGCTGCGCGGCGTGATCGGCCATGAGCTGTCGCACGTCTACAACCGCGACATCCTCATCTCCAGCGTCGCCGGCGCGCTCGCCGGCATCATCACCATGCTGGCCCAGCTCGCCTGGTTCCTCCCCTTCGGCAGCAGCGACGACGATGACGGCCCCAACCCGGCGGTCTTCATCGCGATGCTGATCCTCGGCCCGCTGGCGGCGTCGATCATCCAGCTCGCGATCAGCCGCAGCCGTGAGTACCAGGCCGACGCCTCGGGCGCCGCGCTCACCAACGACCCCCTGTCGCTGGCGAACGCGTTGAAGAAGATCCACTACGGCGCCCAGCGGCTGCCGCTCCCCGCGGACGGCCAGCTCACCAGCACGGCGCACCTGATGATCGCCAACCCGTTCAGCGGCGGCGGCATCGCGAAGCTCTTCTCGACCCACCCGCCGATGGAGGACCGGGTCCGTCGCCTCGAACTGATGGCGGCCAACTCCGGACCCATCCAGTACCTGCGCTGA
- a CDS encoding YajQ family cyclic di-GMP-binding protein: MAANPSFDIVSKVDRQEVDNALRQTEKDLTTRFDFRGTSAAIEWSGEEALFITAETEDRVKAALDVFKEKLVKRNISLKSLEPGEPRTSGKGYRIDCKIIQGIDQEKAKAISKKIRDEGPKGVQAQIQGDQLRVSAKKKDDLQDTMTLLKSEDFGLALQFTNYR; encoded by the coding sequence ATGGCGGCCAACCCGTCGTTCGACATCGTCAGCAAGGTTGATCGGCAGGAGGTCGACAACGCCCTTCGCCAGACCGAGAAGGACCTGACCACCCGGTTCGACTTCCGGGGCACGTCGGCCGCGATCGAGTGGTCCGGCGAGGAGGCGCTGTTCATCACGGCGGAGACCGAGGACCGGGTCAAGGCGGCCCTCGACGTCTTCAAGGAGAAATTGGTCAAGCGGAACATCTCGCTCAAGTCACTTGAACCGGGCGAGCCGCGGACCTCGGGCAAGGGCTACCGGATCGATTGCAAGATCATTCAAGGCATTGATCAGGAGAAGGCCAAGGCGATCAGCAAGAAGATCCGTGACGAGGGCCCCAAGGGCGTTCAGGCGCAGATTCAAGGAGATCAGCTGCGGGTGTCCGCCAAGAAGAAGGACGATCTTCAGGACACCATGACGCTCTTGAAGTCGGAAGACTTCGGGCTAGCCTTGCAGTTCACCAATTATCGATAG
- a CDS encoding putative bifunctional diguanylate cyclase/phosphodiesterase, which translates to MARAVRLVRRRTELAWLITGQLTLIAASLAAILSIRSHEPIGKWGWALVFFAVCVAADTVTLSFEVRRDTVLMSLSEIPLLLGLFVLPPITLLLVRVAASVVTQMRRKVAPVKGVFNIAKSAASTTCACLVVSALGPLKLEDPRSWLVLAAAVFTSAAINVAAVVAVIAVVQGRMTSQEIAATAIPSVIATLINITVGLVILIVLQQSGWAVLLLGFVVAVFALAYRSYAQFLRQHRTLSEIYDITRAIADTPHDGTLTDVLLSRVRTVLAAETATLWLPAQGRFPDVLLTARVDALGLLDVVATPDSIRKAAIESGETIAIGAKLGEDDRLAQLRESGVKDLIVVPLKAGSAVIGCLEVSSRMGEFTGFGPGDVRLLEAVAAHAAVAVENSRLVERLRFDAYHDALTSLPNRRRLTAALEESVKVRAPGEVVAVLLFDVDSLRDVNDSLGYAAGDRLLAEVASRLRGSAPSAALVGRSGGDEFVVTMRVANAEAAMALATTLRRQLQKPLTFGTLTLDVDTAVGIVVHPDHGTEPATLLQRAELATYAAKSSASGVQLFSLGMESRSVRRLGLAGDLRRALDNNDLEVYFQPKVDLRDRHLVGVECLARWEHPTHGSVAPEDFVAVAEHTGQLGRLTEAVLAAGLMRARQWVDAGRPLGVAVNLSPRTLVDPDFPLRVEELLQEHGVSPDRLTLEITEDGFVGEEDRPLPTLRRLYEMGVRLSVDDFGTGYSSLSYLRRLPVHEVKVDRTFVQGMATDAGDFAIVRAVVDISRHFGLAVVAEGVESELTLDLLADIGCDIGQGFLFSRPLPYERLEAWLGARTDAEPSPTGELRRLRAVG; encoded by the coding sequence ATGGCGCGAGCGGTGCGACTGGTGCGACGTCGCACTGAGCTGGCTTGGCTAATCACGGGCCAACTCACCCTGATAGCAGCCTCGCTCGCGGCCATCCTCAGCATCCGTTCCCACGAGCCCATCGGCAAGTGGGGCTGGGCTCTCGTCTTCTTCGCCGTCTGTGTCGCTGCCGACACGGTGACGCTGAGCTTCGAGGTCAGACGCGACACCGTGCTGATGTCGCTCTCCGAGATACCGCTGCTGCTGGGTCTCTTCGTCCTGCCACCGATCACGCTGTTGCTGGTCCGGGTGGCGGCCTCCGTCGTCACCCAGATGCGCCGCAAGGTCGCGCCGGTCAAGGGCGTCTTCAACATCGCCAAGAGCGCGGCGAGCACGACCTGCGCCTGCCTGGTCGTCAGCGCGTTGGGGCCCTTGAAGCTCGAGGATCCGCGCAGCTGGCTGGTCCTCGCCGCCGCGGTCTTCACGAGCGCCGCGATCAACGTGGCCGCGGTCGTCGCCGTCATCGCCGTCGTCCAGGGACGGATGACCTCGCAGGAGATCGCCGCCACGGCCATCCCCTCGGTCATCGCCACCCTGATCAACATCACGGTCGGCCTGGTCATCCTGATCGTGCTCCAGCAGAGCGGCTGGGCGGTCCTGCTGCTCGGCTTCGTCGTCGCGGTGTTCGCGCTCGCCTACCGGTCCTACGCGCAGTTCCTGCGGCAGCACCGCACGCTGAGCGAGATCTATGACATCACCCGGGCGATCGCCGACACCCCGCACGACGGGACCCTCACCGATGTCCTGCTGAGCCGCGTGCGCACGGTTCTCGCGGCGGAGACGGCGACGCTGTGGCTGCCGGCGCAGGGCCGGTTCCCGGACGTGCTGCTCACGGCCCGCGTCGACGCGTTGGGCCTGCTCGACGTGGTCGCCACACCCGACTCGATCCGCAAGGCCGCCATCGAGAGCGGCGAGACGATCGCGATCGGCGCCAAGCTCGGCGAGGACGACCGGCTGGCCCAGCTGCGGGAGTCCGGGGTCAAGGACCTGATCGTGGTCCCGCTCAAGGCAGGCTCGGCGGTGATCGGCTGCCTGGAGGTCTCCAGCCGGATGGGTGAGTTCACCGGGTTCGGACCGGGCGACGTGCGGCTGCTCGAGGCGGTCGCCGCCCACGCCGCGGTCGCGGTCGAGAATTCGCGGCTCGTCGAGCGGTTGCGCTTCGACGCCTACCACGATGCGTTGACTTCGCTGCCCAACCGGCGCCGGCTCACCGCCGCGCTGGAGGAGTCGGTCAAGGTCCGCGCACCCGGCGAGGTGGTCGCGGTGCTGCTCTTCGATGTCGACTCGCTTCGCGACGTCAACGACTCGCTGGGATATGCGGCCGGTGACCGGCTGCTGGCCGAGGTGGCGAGCCGACTGCGGGGTTCTGCGCCCTCCGCCGCGCTGGTGGGCCGCTCCGGTGGTGACGAGTTCGTCGTCACGATGCGGGTCGCCAACGCCGAGGCCGCGATGGCGCTCGCCACGACCCTGCGCCGCCAGCTGCAGAAACCGCTCACCTTCGGCACCCTCACGCTCGACGTCGACACCGCGGTCGGCATCGTGGTCCACCCCGACCACGGCACGGAGCCCGCGACGCTGCTGCAGCGCGCCGAGCTCGCGACCTATGCGGCCAAGTCCAGCGCGTCAGGCGTGCAGCTCTTCAGCCTCGGCATGGAATCCCGGTCGGTACGCAGACTAGGCCTCGCCGGTGACCTCCGCCGCGCCCTGGACAACAACGATCTCGAGGTCTACTTCCAGCCCAAGGTCGACCTGCGTGACCGGCATCTCGTCGGCGTGGAGTGCCTGGCCCGCTGGGAGCACCCGACGCACGGCTCGGTGGCCCCGGAGGACTTCGTCGCCGTCGCGGAGCACACCGGTCAGCTCGGCCGCCTGACGGAGGCTGTGCTCGCCGCGGGCCTCATGCGTGCTCGGCAGTGGGTCGACGCGGGCCGGCCGCTGGGCGTGGCCGTCAACCTCTCCCCGCGCACCCTGGTGGATCCGGACTTCCCGCTGCGGGTGGAGGAGCTCCTCCAGGAGCACGGCGTCTCGCCGGACCGGCTGACGCTGGAGATCACCGAGGACGGCTTCGTCGGCGAGGAGGACCGGCCGCTGCCCACGCTGCGCCGCCTCTACGAGATGGGCGTGCGGCTCTCCGTGGACGACTTCGGCACGGGCTACTCGTCGCTGTCCTATCTGCGGCGGCTGCCGGTGCACGAGGTGAAGGTCGACCGGACCTTCGTGCAGGGGATGGCGACCGACGCGGGCGATTTCGCGATCGTGCGGGCCGTGGTCGACATCTCCCGGCACTTCGGGCTCGCCGTCGTGGCCGAGGGCGTGGAGAGCGAGCTCACCCTCGACCTGCTCGCCGACATCGGGTGCGACATCGGTCAGGGGTTCCTCTTCAGCCGCCCGCTGCCCTATGAGCGGCTGGAGGCGTGGCTCGGTGCGCGTACCGACGCGGAGCCGAGCCCGACCGGGGAATTGCGCAGGTTGCGCGCGGTCGGCTGA
- a CDS encoding EI24 domain-containing protein: protein MKATVSSFFSGVGLLFRGIGMYARSPRLLLLGLIPAVIAMLVFAAALGTMIYFLDDLSVLVTWYADDWSTTARQAMRLTAGVGLVGVGLLIWILTFTAVTLLIGDPFYEAISEKVEDGFGGVPDAVDLPWWRSMFRSLKDALRMLAISLLIGVPLFAAGFIPVVGQTVVPVLGALVGGWFLAVELVGVAFNRRGLRLKDRRRALAGHRALAVGFGAGVFVCFLIPLGAVLIMPAAVAGGTLLARRSLSLPIERPTP from the coding sequence GTGAAGGCAACAGTCTCGTCGTTCTTCAGCGGCGTCGGTCTCCTGTTCCGCGGTATCGGCATGTACGCGCGCAGCCCCCGACTGCTGCTGCTCGGCCTGATCCCGGCGGTGATCGCGATGCTCGTCTTCGCCGCCGCCCTCGGCACGATGATCTACTTCCTGGACGACCTGTCGGTGCTGGTCACCTGGTACGCCGACGACTGGTCGACCACCGCCCGCCAGGCGATGCGGCTCACCGCCGGTGTCGGGCTCGTCGGCGTCGGCCTGCTGATCTGGATCCTGACCTTCACCGCGGTGACCCTGTTGATCGGGGACCCGTTCTACGAGGCGATCTCGGAGAAGGTCGAGGACGGTTTCGGCGGGGTTCCCGACGCGGTCGACCTGCCGTGGTGGCGCAGCATGTTCCGCTCGCTCAAGGACGCGCTGCGGATGTTGGCGATCTCGCTGCTGATCGGCGTGCCGCTCTTCGCCGCCGGGTTCATCCCGGTGGTGGGGCAGACGGTCGTACCGGTGCTCGGGGCGCTGGTGGGTGGCTGGTTCCTCGCGGTCGAGCTGGTCGGGGTGGCGTTCAACCGGCGCGGGCTGCGGTTGAAGGATCGGCGGCGGGCGCTGGCCGGGCACCGGGCGCTGGCGGTCGGGTTCGGCGCCGGGGTGTTCGTGTGCTTCCTCATCCCGCTGGGCGCGGTCTTGATCATGCCTGCGGCAGTGGCCGGCGGGACGCTGCTGGCGCGTCGATCCCTGTCCCTGCCCATCGAGCGCCCCACCCCCTGA
- a CDS encoding nitroreductase family protein — MEFADVVRKRGMVRTYDPDRPVPSEIVDKLLEHAIRAPSAGFSQGWAFLVLDTPEQRERFWASSTPAGSDVWSTWLVGMRTAPVIIVPLSNKSAYLDRYAEDDKGWTDRDESRWPVPYWDIDTGMAALLMLLTAVDEGLGACFFGVPPECMDDFRAAFGVPAAYTPIGAVSVGYRAPDRKSPSLKRGRRGIAEVVHRGEWRVTPE, encoded by the coding sequence ATGGAGTTCGCCGACGTCGTGCGCAAACGCGGGATGGTGCGCACCTACGACCCGGATCGCCCGGTCCCGTCGGAGATCGTCGACAAGCTCCTCGAGCACGCCATCCGAGCGCCGTCGGCGGGGTTCTCCCAGGGCTGGGCCTTCCTCGTCCTCGACACTCCGGAGCAGCGGGAGCGCTTCTGGGCGTCGTCGACCCCGGCCGGCTCCGACGTGTGGTCCACGTGGCTCGTCGGCATGCGTACGGCACCGGTGATCATCGTCCCGCTGTCGAACAAGTCCGCCTACCTCGATCGCTATGCGGAGGACGACAAGGGCTGGACCGATCGCGACGAATCCCGCTGGCCGGTGCCCTACTGGGACATCGACACCGGCATGGCGGCGCTGCTCATGCTGCTCACGGCGGTCGACGAGGGGCTGGGGGCGTGCTTCTTCGGCGTACCCCCGGAGTGCATGGACGACTTCCGCGCTGCCTTCGGCGTCCCCGCGGCCTATACGCCGATCGGCGCCGTGTCGGTGGGTTACCGGGCGCCGGACCGCAAGTCGCCGTCGCTCAAGCGCGGTCGGCGCGGCATCGCGGAGGTCGTGCACCGAGGTGAGTGGCGCGTCACACCTGAATGA